The Gemmatimonadota bacterium DH-78 region CGCCAGGGCGCGCGGAAGAGGAAGAGAATCGCGGAGATCAGCGTGCCGGAGTGCGCGATACCGACCCAGAACACGAAGGTCGTGATGTAGGCGCCCCAGCCGACCGGGCTGGTGAGGCCGCTGACGCCGATGCCCCGGTAGATCTGCCATCCCCAGGACGTGAAGAACACGCCGATTCCGAGAACGCAGAGCCCCAGAAGGGCCCACCAGCCCTTCCCCGGACGCGAGAGCATGTTGAGGATGTCGCGATTGACCTCCTCATGCCGCTCGATGTCGGGATGGGTCAGGGCACCCCGTCGCTGCGATTCAGTGATGGTCGCCATGAATTCAATCAGTGTGCGGCCGAGGCCACGTCGTGGAAGGTAACCTTCTTCAGGTACGAGACGCCGGGCTGCGTGTTGATGAGATCGTCGAGCACCCGGTACGTCCGCTCGCTGTGCAGCTTCTGGGAGACGGCCGACTCGGGGTCGCGCAGATCACCGAAGACGATGGCTTCGGCGCCACAGCTCTGCTGACAGGCGGTCAGGATATCTCCATCTCGAACGGCGCGGCCCTCGAGCACCGCCTCGTTCTGCGCCTCCCGCACCCGCTGGACGCAGAAGGAGCACTTCTCCATGACGCCGTTCTCGCGAACCGTGACGTCGGGGTTGTAGGCCCAGTGCATGGGCTCCGGCACGTCGGTGTAGGTGTACCAGTTGAACACCCGGACCTTGTACGGGCAGTTGTTCGCGCAGTACCGGGTTCCGACGCAGCGGTTGTAGATCTGCCCGTTCATGCCGTCGGGCGTGTGGTAGGCCGCGAAGACCGGGCAGACCGGCTCGCAGGGCGCGTTGCCACAGTGCTGGCACATCATCGGAAGATGGCGCACGTCCACCGGACCGGCGTGGCTCGCGTCGACCGTCTCGTAGTAGCGCTCGACCCGGATCCAGGCGAGGTCGCGGCCCATGGCCACCTGATCCTCGCCCACCCAGGGCACGTTGTTCTCCGACTGACAGGCTACCACGCAGGCGGAGCAGCCGGTGCACTTGTCGAGATCGATCGCCATGCCCCAGCGCGGCGTCTCGGGGTCGCCGTACTCGCCGTACTGCGCACCCGGGAGCGGGTAGGCGGTCGGCTCGCCGTCGGTCTCGGCCGGCACGAAGCCGCCCATGAGCTGCATCTCGGCGAGCCCGTGGTGTCCGCCCTCGTCGCCGTGGTCGTCCTCGGCGTGTCCGAGGTCGGCGAAGGCCACCGCCTGGGCGATGTGGCGGTCGTGCTGGGTGTCGGCGCCGGCGATGGTGGCGAGCTTGTGCCGCTCACCCGTCGGCTCGACCGAGACGGTCGTGGCCAGGTGCACCAGGCCGCCGGAGGGCTGCTCGGCCACGGCCGGGAGCAGCGCCAGCGGGTTCACACCGCGGCCGGTACCGAACCGTCCGGCCACCGTGCGACCCGTGCCCATCTGCAGGGCGACGGTGTCTTCGCGAATGCCCGGGTAGGTCCAGACCGGCGCGGACACCTCGCCGTGAGGCGAAGCCACGCGCACCACATCGCCGTCGCGCACGCCGAGTCGCTCGGCCGCGTCGGGATGCATCTCCACCCAGGAGTGCCAGGCGATCTTGCTGACCGGGTCGGGCAGCTCCTGCATCCAGGGCAGGCTCGCCTGCTTGCCCGCGCCGAAGCGCGTGCTGGGGTACACCACGAGCGCGAACTCGCCGTCGCCGTCGAGCGCCGGAGCGTCGAAGGTGAGGGCGGCGTCGGGCTCGCGGAGCACGGCGGCACCGCCGGACGCCGGGGCGCCGACGCTCACGGAGCCGGCCCGCAGCGCCTCCTTCCACCAGCTCTCGAAACCGGCGGTGGAACCGGAGGCGGCGTAGAGCTCCTGCCACCGGGCGCGGAGGTGGTCGTACAGGGTGGCCGGACCGAAGGCGCTGCCCATGCGAGCGCCGAGCGAGAGCAGCACGTCGCCGACCTGCTTCGTCTCGAAGTGCGGCACCGGCTGCATCACCGGCTGCTGGATCGCGTACAGCCCCGGCCGGGAGTTGGCGTCTCCCCAGGCCTCGAGGAAGTGCCGGTCCGGCAGGATCAGGTCGGCGAGCGCGGCCGTCTCGTCGGGCTCCGAGGCGAACGACACCTTGAAGGGCACCTGCGAGAAGGCGTCGACGAACCCGGACGCCGGCGGGAGGCTGAAGGCCGGGTTGGCGCCGTGCACCATCACCACGTCGACACTGCCGCCGGCCATGTTGCCGATGGCCTCCTCGAGCTCTCCGTACGGCCGCGACGAGGCGCCCGACTCCGGGGTGTCGAGGTGCACCGTCTGGCCGATGTTGCCGGCGACGGCGTTCAGCACGTGGACCGCGAGGTTCGCGGCCGTGGCGTTGCGGTGGTGACCCGAGAGGCCCGGGCCCACCGCGAGCGACGGCCCGTTCTCGACGAAGCGACGCGCGAGATCGGCGATCGAGTCGGCCTCGAGACCGGTGGCGGCCGCGGCGGCCGACACGTCGTAGGCGGAGAGGATCGAAGCGTAGGGGCCCGCGTCTCCGCCCTCGGCGGCGAGCACCGAAGCCATGCCCAGCGCGAGCGCGGCTTCGGAGCCGGGCTCGATGGGGAACCACTCGTCGGCGTTCTGGCCCGTCAGCGACAGCCGCGGTCCGACGAACACGAACATGCCCTTCTCGCCGTGGTCCTCCCCGCTCATGGCGGTGAAGCCGCGGGCGTACGCGGTGGGCGTGCCCCAGGTCTCGAGGAAGTCGGCGCCGAACGAGAGTACGAAGTTGGCCGCGCCGAAGTCGTACCGCGGGATCACGTCCTGCCCGAAGGCGATCCGGGTGGCCTCGCGGAGCGGAGCGTCGGCGAGCCCGTCGTACTCCACCCGCTGACCGCCGACGGCCGACACGAAGCCGTCCATGACGTCGGAGAGGGTGGGGCCCGTGGTGCCGTTGATCAGGAGCACGTTGCCGCCCGCGCCCTGCAGTCGCTCGGCGAGCAGTGCCTCGGCCTCGTCCCAGGAGATGCTCTCCAGAGTGCCGTTGCGCCGGACCATCGGGCCCGCGAAGCGATCCGCGTGGTAGAGCCCCTGGATCGAGGCGTAGCCGCGGGAGCAGAGAGCGCCGCCCGACAGGGGGTGGCTCGGGTTGCCCTCCACCTTGACCGCGCGCCCCTCGCGCGTGCGCACCCACATGCCGCAGGCCGCCGCACACTCCCCGCACACCGAGGTGTACCAGGTGGCGACGCCCGGGGTGATGTCCTCCGGGGGCACGACGTAGGGAAGGAGCTTCTCGGCCGACTGGGTCGAGCAGCCGGCGAGACCCGCCGACGCACCACCGACTCCCAGGACCTTCAGGAAATCACGACGCTTGATGCCGTCACTCATGAGTTTCTCGCGTCCGTGCGATCAGTAGTGGCAGACCGTGCAGTCGCGCGCCACGTCGAGCTCGACGTGGCAGGAGACGCACCATCCCATCTTGCCCTTCCCCCAGGCGGGTTCGGGCTCCTCGAGCACGCCGATCGTCTGGATCTCGCCGTGGCACTGCTGGCAGTCCAGACCGGCGTTGATGTGGCGCATGTGCGGGAAGTGCACATGGTCGGCCACCTTGTGGATCCGCACCCACGGAATGCTCTCGCCGTTCGCGGCGTACTCGCGGATCTTGGCGACTTCCTCGGGATTCTGGGAGCCGTTGATCATGGTGTGGCACCCCATGCAGGTGCTCACCGGCGGGATGCCGGCGTCCACCGACCGTTCGGCCGAGAAGTGGCAGTACTGGCAGTCGATCTGGTAGGTGCCCGCATGCGTGTCGTGCGGGAACTGGATCGGCTGCGCGGTGGCTGCCGCGGCGGCCGGAGGCGCGGCCTCGCTCGCGTCCTGCGTCGCCGCAGGCTCCTGTGCGGAGACGAATGCGAGGGTGCCCGCGGTCGCTAGGAGCGCTACGGCCCCGAGGGTCCATTGCTTCAGCATGGCGCGTCGAACCGGTAATCGGCGGTGGTGGAAGGCCGTTCGAATCGATCGAATCGACCTTCTCATGCACGAGGAAAAAGCCCGGTGATTCTAGACGGACGCCGGGGGAGTGTCAACGAATTTCGGGGGATTGCCGGGACCCTTCGAGCCCAAGCCGGGGTTACAGTTGCGACCTTCAGACTCGAGCCCCTTCTGCCAGACGCGATGACGGAGCCCGCAACCCTGCCCGATACCGCACCGCCGCGGGTTCTCCTCGATCGGCTGGTCGATGAAGTCGAGACGGTCTTCCACGGCAAGCGGGCGGTGGTCCGGCTGGCGGTGGCATCGCTCCTCGCCCGGGGGCACATCCTGTTCGAAGACGTGCCCGGAGTCGGCAAGACGACCCTCGCGCACGCGCTCGCGCAAGCGCTCGGCCTCACCTTTCGCAGGGTGCAGTTCACCTCCGACCTGCTGCCTTCCGACGTGCTCGGCGTCTCGGTCTTCAACCCGGCCGCCAACACCTTCGAGGTCCGCGAGGGCCCGGTCTTCACCCAGGTGCTTCTCGCCGACGAGATCAACCGCGCACCGCCCCGCACCCAGTCGGGGCTTCTGCAGGCGATGCAGGAGGGCACGGTCACCATCGACGATCGCACCTTCACGCTGCCCCGCCCCTTCCTGGTGCTCGCCACGCAGAATCCGCTCGAGCACTACGGCACCTACCCCCTGCCCGAGAGCCAGCTCGACCGCTTTCTGATGCGGCTCACGATCGGGTATCCGGGCGCGGAAGCCGAACGCCGGATCCTGCTCGACTCCCGCGCGGTCGATCCCGCCGTCACCCGGATTCGCCCGGTGCTCGGCCCCGACGACGTGCTCCGCCTGCAGGCCGAGGTCGAGAACGTGCAGGCCGACCCCGCCCTCGTCGACTACCTCATGGAGATCGTGCGCCGCACCCGCGAGTCGTCGGCCTTCCGTCTGGGGGTGAGCCCCCGGGGGTCGGTGGCGCTCTTCCGCGCCGCGCGCGCCTACGCGCTCACCGGCGGGCGCGACTACCTGGTACCCGACGACGTCCGCGACGTGGTGGTGCCCTGCCTCGCTCACCGGCTGCTGCCGGCGGGCATGGGTGCGGCCACCCTCGATGCCCACGAGCAGTCCGCCGCCCTCCTCGAGTCGTTGCTCGCGGAGGTCGAGGTACCGGTGTGAGTCGGGTCGACCGGCTCCGGTCGACCCTGCCCTGGAGTGGTCGGCGGATCCGCTTCACCTCGGCGGGCACTCTCTTCGTGGTGGGGGCCCTCGCCGTCGGCTTCGCGGCCATCAACACGGGCAACAACCTGCTCTATCTGCTCCTCGGCGGCATGCTCGGGGCCACCGGCGTGAGCGGCTGGCTGTCGGAGCGGGCGATCCGGGGGGTGGAGGTGTCGCGGCGAATTCCACGGGGCATTCCGGTGGGCCAGGAGGCGGCGATCCGCTACGCGGTGCACAACGCGCGAGGCGCGGCCGCACTGGGGCTGGAGATTCGCGAAGGAGGTCTGCCGGGCGTCGCCTTCGTCCCGCGCGTGACGCCGGGCGACACCGTGCCGGCGCGGTCGGTGAACACCTTCGTACGGCGGGGCGTCTACCCGCTCGAGACGGTCACCCTGGTCACCTCCTTTCCCTTCGGCTTCTTCCGGCGCGAGCGCGACCTCGCGCTTCCGGGCGAACTCGTCATCTGGCCCCGCACCGATCGCCAGGTGGCGCCGCCCCGGGCCGGCGCGGGGCGGCGGGTATCGCAGGGCGCGGCACCGTCGCGGGCAGCGGGCCCCCGCGGAGAGTTCAAGGGACTCCGGGACTACCGCGACGGCGACGACGCCCGCGACATCCACTGGCGCAGCAGCGCCCGGCGCACGGCGCCGGTGATTCGCGAGTACGACCGAGACGCCTCCGACACCTTGTGGATCTGCCTCGATCTGGCCGCCGATCCGGGCGAGGTCGCCGAAGAGGCCGTCGAGATCGCCGCCGGACTGGCAGCCCGGGCCACCGCCTCAGGGCGCCGCCACGCTCTGGTGGCCGGCGACGACGTGATCGGGCCCGCTGCGGGCCGCGGCCACCTCGAACGCGTGCTCGAGTGCCTCGCCCGCGTCGACTTCGCCCCGGGCGCGGCCGCACCCGCGCCGCCGGTGGCCCCGGACGCCTGCGTGCTGGTGGGCACCCGCGCTCGCCCCGGTCCGTGGGCCGACGTTCGCCTGGCCGGCCGGGGGGGCGCGTGAACCGGGTGGCGCTCACCCACCGCCGACTCGCGGTTTCGATGGGGCTGTCCGGCCTGGTGGCGTTCGCGGGCGGCGCCGGCATGGAGCCGCTGTCGGCGACCCTCGCGGGGTCTGCGCTGCTGCTGGCCCTCTTCTGGCACCCCACCCCCGGGCTCTCGTCCCGCCTGGAGAAGCTGTGGGGACCGCTCGCGGTCCTGCTGGTGCTCCGGGCTCTGGCCTGGGTGTTCCTGCTCGACGGCGACGTGGTGATGCCGGTGGTCGACCTCCTGCTCCTGCTGCTATCGGCCGAATCGCTGCGATCGCTCGACGCGAACAACGACGTGCGCATCTACGCGCTCTCCTTCGCCCTCCTGCTCGCCGCCACCGCCTATCGACCCGGGCTGCTCTTCGCGCTGGCCTTCGTCGCCTTCGTGATCGCGGCGTCGCTCGCCCTTCCGCTCGGTCTGCTTCGCAGGGGTGCGGCGCGCTTCGGCGCAGCCGAGCCGGGGCTCGACCGGGCCCTGCTGGGCAGTTCCGCCCGGCTCGCCACGGTCACGCTCACCGTGGCGGCGATCGTCTTCCTGGCCTTTCCGCGGGTGTCGCGGGGGTGGAGCGGGCGGGGTGAGACGATGGCCACCTCGGTGGCCGGGTTCGCCGACCAGATCTCGCTCGGGGGTCACGGCTCACGGATCCACTCGAACCCCGAGATCGTGCTCCGGGTGGAGTTTCCGGATGGAGTCCCCGACAACCTCTACTCGCTGCACTGGCGCGGGCGTTCCTACGATCGCTTCGACGGGGTGCGCTGGACTCGGTCGGAGGGCGTACGCCCCTCCACGGCACCGGTGGAGTGGTACCGGGAGCGCTGGGGCGGAGGACTGCTGCGGCAGCGCATCTACGGCGCGCCTCTCGACGCCCGGGTGCTGTTCGCCGTGCACCCGATGGTGGGGGTGGACGCCGACAGCCGGATCCAGCCCATGTTCGACAACGTGGGGGACTTCTTCTACTGGGGCCGCGCCGCGCCGCTCTACACCGCCGAGTCGATCGTCCGCCCGCCGCCGCCCGATTCGCTGCGCGCAACCCGGGGCGGCTACATGCCCGATCGCACCCGGTACCTGCAGCTGCCGCGGCTGCCCGACCGCATCACCGAGCTCGCCGACTCGCTCACCCGGGACTACGACAACGATTACGACAAGGTCGTGGCCGTCGAACGCTGGCTCCGCACGACCTTCTCGTACACCCGCGAACTGCCGCGGACCGCGGGGGAGGCCAGCCTCGACCACTTCCTCTTCGAACGGAAGGCGGGGCACTGCGAGTACTTCTCGTCGGCGATGGTGGTGCTCCTGCGCGCAGCGGGGATCTACGCCCGCAACGTGAACGGCTTCCTCGGAGGCCGCTGGAACGACTTCGGGCGCTACCTGGCCGTGACCCAGAACGAGGCGCACTCGTGGGTGGAGGTGTGGTTCCCGAACTACGGCTGGGTGACCTTCGATCCGACGCCGGGGGGCTCCATCGACGGCACCGCCGAGGCGGAGTGGCTCTGGCCCGGACGCATCTTCCTCGACGGCCTTCAGCACCGGTGGAGCAAGTGGGTGCTCGACTACTCCGCGGCCGACCAGGTCGGGATGCTCGACCGCTTCGGATCCCTTTTCGAACGCGACGAGGACCCGGCCCCGACCCCCGGCGACCCCGACGCGGCGCTTCCGAGTGGACTCACTCTGCTGCTGCTCGGCGGTGCCACCCTGGTCGCCCTCCTCTTCGTGCGGGGACTGCGCGGGGGCCGAGCGGCCGGCCCCGAGGGTGCCGCCTACCTCCGCATGCTCGCGGTGGCGCGCCGCGCCGGCGTGGTGGGCGACGACGAGATCACCCCGCTGCACCTCGTCGAACGGATCGGAAGCGAGGCGCCCGAGGCCGGTCCATCCGCGGCCCGTCTCGTGGATCTGTACCTGCGGGCGCGTTTCGGACGGCACCCGCTCGATCGCGATGAGACCCGCGAACTGCGCGAGGCCCTTGCCCGGGTACGTCGCTCGTTGGGATGATGGGGGCCATGAGCGAGGATTCCACCACCGTCTGGGGGGACCACGACGTGGAGGGGCGACCGCGCACCCTTCGTCTGGGCTCCCTCCGCATGACCGTCGCCTCCGCGGCGGGTGAGCTCCGCCTGGCCTGGTCACACGACGACCGCCCGCCCGAGTGGTCCCGGTGGGCGCCGGGGGAGTGGTCGGGCCGCGTTCGCCTGACCCCCGTGCACCCCGACCGGCTCGTGGTGGTGAAGCCGGAGCGGGAGTTCCGTCTGCTGCGGGGCGCCCGCGCGCGCATCTACCTGCGGGTGCCGCTGCATGTGCGGCTGGAGGCCCTGGGCTCCGCCCCGCGCACGCTCGTGACCGTGCCCACCGACCCCCTCGCCGACACCTGGTGGGGTACCCCGCTGGAGGGCGAGCTCGGCTACTGGCTCGACACCCGGGCGCGGCGCGCGATCCAGGACGACGAGTTTCTCGAGCACCTGTGCATCTGCCCGCTGCAGCTCGAGAACGACTCTTCCGACCACCTGATGGTCGACCGCATCGCGCTGCGGGTCGCTCACCTCTCCGTATACCGAGACGGCACCCGCCTGTGGTCCGACGAGACCCGGGTGCGCTACCTCGGCGAGGAGGCCTGGAGTCGGATCGAGATGGCCGGACGCGCGCCCACCGAGGCGGCCGAGGCGGAGCGGGTGACGCCGCCGACCCGACCGCTGCCGCGCGGATTCACCGCCCGCACCTTCGCACGGCTCAAGTCGTCGATCGAGGAGTGGTTGTGATCCCGCGCCTGCGCCAGACCCCCGCCGACTCCACCCTCTCCTTCGCGGAGACGGTCGAGAGCTGGGTGGCCGACCCCTCGGTGCTGCTCCCCTCGCTGGTGGTGGTCCTCATCGGCGTGCCCTCGATCTTCCTGGTGAGTCGGTGGACCCGCAACTGGGTGACCCGCAACTCCACGGAGCAGCGCGGACTGGTGATCGGACGGCTGATCACCTACGCCGGCATGCTCGGGCTCGCCGTGACGGTGCTGGTACAGCTCGGCTTCCACCTCACGCCTCTCCTGGGGGCGGCGGGCATCCTGGGGATCGCCCTCGGTTTCGCCTCGCAGACGTCGGTGTCGAACCTGATCAGCGGGTTCTTCATCATGGGCGAGCAGTCGTTCGTCGTGGGCGAGGTGATCGAGGTCGGCAACCGGCAGGGCATCGTGTTGTCGATCGACATGCTGTCGGTGAAGCTCCGTACCTTCGACAACAAGCTGGTGCGGATCCCGAACGAGACGCTGGTGAAGAGCGAGGTGGTGACCGTCACCCGCTTCCCCATCCGGCGCATCGACATCATGCTCGGCGTGGCCTACCACGAGGACCTCGACCGGGTGCGCGACCTGCTGTTCGAGATCGCCCGCACCACCCCGGGGGTGCTGCACGAGCCCGAACCCGTATTCATCTTCCGCGGTTTCGGGGAGTCTTCCCTCGACCTGCAGTTCGGGGTGTGGGCCACCCGCGAGAGCTGGCTCGAGGTGAAGAACACCGTGCACTTCCGCATCAAGCGGGGCTTCGACGAGGCCGGCATCGAGATTCCCTTCCCGCAGCGCACCGTGCATCATCGGGAGCGGCCCCATCCGGCCGCCGCGCCCGTGGATCCACCCGTACCGGACGCCCCATGAGCGAGCAGACGCCGAACGATTCCGCCCCTTCCGGCCCCGTGTCCCGCGGGCACCACCTCGCCACGCTGGGCCACGGCGGCCGCTTCTGGGACGTGTACGTGGAGTTCGAGGACGAGCCCAGGCGCCAGGAGGCGTTCGGGGCCTGCCTCTGCTTCTCTCCCTCCGACCCGGAGGAGGGGGGACCCCCGATCCGCACGACCACCATTCTGATCGAGCCGTCGTACGAAGAGGTGCTCTACCGTGCCCGGGCCTTCGAGGAGCATCACCTGGTGTCGCTCCTTCGCAGCTGCCTGCCCGACGACTGACGACCGCCCCGGCTCAGGCCTCGCGCACCCACCGCCAGAGCTCGGGCAGGGTGGGCCGCTTTCCCGCCATCAGGATCCCCACCTTGTAGATCCGGCCGGCGACCCATGCGATCGCGACCACCGTCACCGCCATTCCCAGCACCGACGCGCCCACCTGCCACAGCGGCGCCGCACCGGCCGCCGCCCGCGCGAACATCAGGATCGGGCTGAAGAAAGGGATCAGGCTGAGCGCCACCGACAGGGGAGCGTTGGGCTCGTTGATCACCTGGGTGACGAAGATGATGGGCACGACGAGCAGCATGATCACCGGGAACTGGGCCTGCTGCGCCTCCTCGTCGGTGTTGCACATCGCGCCCACCGCAGCGTACAGCCCCGAATACATGAAGTAGCCGCCGAGGAAGAAGACGGCGAAGAGCCCCGCGTAGCCGATGCCGGGCAGGATCTCGCGCAACTCCGAGAGCTGCGCGAACTGCGGGTTGGCGGCGAGGAGCGCGGGAATGCCGGCCGACACGATCAGCGCCCCCGAGGCGGCCCAGATCGTGAGCTGCGTCAGCCCCACGGCGCCCACCCCCAGGATCTTCCCCAGCATGAGCTGCCAGGGCCGCATCGACGAGATCACCACCTCCACCACCCGGCTCGACTTCTCCTCGAGCACCGATCGCATGACCGCCACGGCGTAGAGCAGGATCGTCATGTAGAGAATGAAGGCCCCGAAGTACGAGGCGGCGAAGGCGGCGTCGTCGAAGCCGATCCCGCCGTCGGACACCACCTCGAAGTCGAGCTCCCCGCCCCCGAGCAGCGCCTCGAGGTCGTCGCCCGCGTCGCCGATGCGGGCGGCGATGGCCGCCTGCGCCACGATCTGGCGCAGCGCGACCTGCCGCACGATCGAGGGACGGCTGGTGGACACGAACCGGGCGGTGCCGCGCTCGATGGTGGCGTCGTCGAGCACCAGGTAGCCGCCCAGGTCGTCGCTCTCCACCCGCCCGCGCAGCGCCGCTTCGGCGTCGTCTCCCGCCTCCGACTCCACCGTGTAGCCGGCTCGCTCCAGCCCCTCGGCGACGCGGTCGTGGAGCACGCCGGTGCGGTCGACCACTACCACCAGTCGGTCGGCCTGTTCGCCGCGCGAGGCGATGAGGATCGGCACGATCATGAGCCCGAGCATGAGCAGCGGACCGGCGATCGTGGCGATCACGAACCAGCGCGACCGAACCCGCTGCAGGTACTCCCGGCGGATCACCGCCCCCACCACGCCCTTCATCGCACCCCTCCGACCCGTGCCGCCCGGGGCACCCCCGCGTCGGCGGCGGTATCGACACCCGCATGCCGTACGAAGATCTCGTGCAGCCGGGGCTCGACCACCTCGAACCGTCGGAAGGCGGCGCCGGCCGCCACTCCCCGCCGCAGGATCTCCTGCGGTTCGGCGTCGTCGGTCAGGAGCAGATGGATGGCGTCGCCCACCCGCTCCACGCGGGTCACCCCCGGTCCCCGGATCCAGTCCTCGGGTCCGTCGAACGCCACCGCCAGCACACCGCGGCGTTCGGCCACCTTGATCTCGCGAAGCCCCCCGTCGAGCACCTTCTTCGAGCGCGAGATCAGGCACACCCGCTCGCAGAGTCGCTCGGCCTGGTGCATCAGGTGCGTGCTGAACAGGATCGTGGTGCCGCGGGAGTGGAAGTCGCGCACGATGTCTTCGAGCACGTCCTGGTTGATCGGGTCGAGTCCGGAGAAGGGCTCGTCGAGAATCAGGAAATCGGGTTCGTGCAGCACGGTGGCGATGAACTGCACCTTCTGCTGCATGCCCTTCGAGAGGTCCTCCGTGCGGCGGTCGGCCCACTCGGCCAGCCCGAGTCGATCGAGCCAGTCCACGGCTCTGCGCCGTCCCTCGGCTCGCCGGAGTCCCCGGATCTCCCCCATGAACACCAGAAAATCGAGCACCTTCATCTTCCGGTAGACCCCACGCTCCTCCGGCAGGTAGCCCACCCGGCGTCGACGGGCCTCGTCGGCGTCGCTCGCACCCAGAAGATCCACCGACCCCTCGTCCGGGTGCAGAATGCCCATGATCATGCGAATCGTGGTGGTCTTGCCCGACCCGTTGGGCCCGAGCAGACCGTACAGACTGCCGCGGGGGATCACGAGATCGAGGCCGTCGACGGCCGTGTGCGTTCCGAATCTCTTGGTGACGCCGGTCAGACGGACCGCGGGCGTGTCGGGCATTCGAAGCTCTCGATCGAGGGGTACGGGAGGGAGCTGGAGCAGCCTCTGGAGCGCCTACGCGCGGCCGCTCCCCTTTCTTCACGGTGCGGTATCGACTCCGGGGGGCGATTGCACCACGGGTCGGAGACGCTATTTTTCCTGATTGTCCCGACCGTCGAATTCGAGGAGCTTGAATGGCCATCTACCGGACACTGTACTACGGAGACGTCAACGTCGGTGTCGGAGGCCGCATCACGATCCCCCAGGACATGCGTGACGACATGGGGATCGAAGAGGGGGACCACCTCACCGTCCGCGTCGAGGAGAACCCGAAGGGCATCCGCCAGATGGTGATCTGGCGGGCGGAGCAGCAGCCGGAGGACTGACTCCGGCCCGGGGGGATCAGAACTCTCCCCGCGCGGCCCACCGCACCAACCGCCGCAGCGGACCCTGACCGTCGTGCAGCCACCACGC contains the following coding sequences:
- a CDS encoding ABC transporter permease → MKGVVGAVIRREYLQRVRSRWFVIATIAGPLLMLGLMIVPILIASRGEQADRLVVVVDRTGVLHDRVAEGLERAGYTVESEAGDDAEAALRGRVESDDLGGYLVLDDATIERGTARFVSTSRPSIVRQVALRQIVAQAAIAARIGDAGDDLEALLGGGELDFEVVSDGGIGFDDAAFAASYFGAFILYMTILLYAVAVMRSVLEEKSSRVVEVVISSMRPWQLMLGKILGVGAVGLTQLTIWAASGALIVSAGIPALLAANPQFAQLSELREILPGIGYAGLFAVFFLGGYFMYSGLYAAVGAMCNTDEEAQQAQFPVIMLLVVPIIFVTQVINEPNAPLSVALSLIPFFSPILMFARAAAGAAPLWQVGASVLGMAVTVVAIAWVAGRIYKVGILMAGKRPTLPELWRWVREA
- a CDS encoding ATP-binding cassette domain-containing protein; protein product: MPDTPAVRLTGVTKRFGTHTAVDGLDLVIPRGSLYGLLGPNGSGKTTTIRMIMGILHPDEGSVDLLGASDADEARRRRVGYLPEERGVYRKMKVLDFLVFMGEIRGLRRAEGRRRAVDWLDRLGLAEWADRRTEDLSKGMQQKVQFIATVLHEPDFLILDEPFSGLDPINQDVLEDIVRDFHSRGTTILFSTHLMHQAERLCERVCLISRSKKVLDGGLREIKVAERRGVLAVAFDGPEDWIRGPGVTRVERVGDAIHLLLTDDAEPQEILRRGVAAGAAFRRFEVVEPRLHEIFVRHAGVDTAADAGVPRAARVGGVR
- a CDS encoding AbrB/MazE/SpoVT family DNA-binding domain-containing protein, coding for MAIYRTLYYGDVNVGVGGRITIPQDMRDDMGIEEGDHLTVRVEENPKGIRQMVIWRAEQQPED